One part of the Prunus persica cultivar Lovell chromosome G5, Prunus_persica_NCBIv2, whole genome shotgun sequence genome encodes these proteins:
- the LOC18777060 gene encoding olee1-like protein, which yields MSTNSSTTVLAFAFCFLSLLRLAYSNTTDDKIYLTGLVYCDNCQLKSMTEISKMIPGARVRLECREGGNIKSRREGETNPLGMYVFVLEKSKEPLDDCQVTVLHSPDPECKISHEVDPNNKSKTAPVATRKLNLLEGDSVVFIGPSHRVSYPLGLVVEKARPECEQFAKARKHFQN from the exons ATGTCGACAAACTCTAGCACTACTGtccttgcctttgccttttgtttcttgtccCTCCTCAGATTGGCTTACTCCAACACCACTGACGACAAAATCTACCTCACCGGCCTGGTCTACTGTGACAACTGCCAATTGAAGTCTATGACCGAGATCAGTAAGATGATTCCAG GTGCAAGGGTGCGATTGGAGTGTAGGGAGGGCGGGAACATAAAATCCAGACGAGAGGGCGAAACCAACCCGCTTGGAATGTACGTGTTTGTGTTGGAAAAATCTAAGGAGCCTTTGGATGATTGTCAAGTGACAGTGCTACACAGCCCCGACCCTGAATGCAAGATTTCCCACGAGGTCGACCCTAACAACAAATCGAAAACTGCGCCGGTGGCCACCCGGAAGCTCAACCTTTTGGAGGGAGACAGCGTCGTTTTCATCGGACCAAGCCACCGCGTTTCCTACCCTCTTGGTTTGGTCGTTGAGAAAGCTCGTCCGGAGTGCGAGCAGTTCGCCAAAGCACGCAAGCATTTTCAGAACTAA